In one Bryobacteraceae bacterium genomic region, the following are encoded:
- a CDS encoding sugar ABC transporter ATP-binding protein yields MLLQLVNVAKRFGGITALRDGNLNVEAGQVHLLMGENGAGKSTLMKITAGMIAPDAGSVLWKGNPVTFRRPSDASAVGIAMVHQESLLAPHLTVAENIFLGRTPLNRWRLVDRRRMNSLAKRLIEEHRFPLQPDWRVERLSPAGKQMVEICRAIQHGSSLLIFDEPTSSLSDAETAEVFRIVRTLRERNVGVIYITHRLEELRAVGDRVTILRDGETVHSCALADLPRHELIRHMVGREVNAIYQREAIPPGEPLLEIRNLRTGLLRDISLTLRAGEIVGMAGLVGAGRTELCRAAFGLDPIEAGEVRVAQRPVRIRSPRDAVAAGIALVPEDRQHAGLARELPIGHNITVANLESVSRAGFLQPAEESRVAEAQISRLRIKAESPAQRAGRLSGGNQQKVVIAKWLVRGARVFLFDEPTRGIDVGAKVEVFETMDELARSGAAILMVSSELPELIQVADRILVMTRGRLAGELPGRASQEEIMRLAASAAGEAA; encoded by the coding sequence ATGCTCCTTCAATTGGTGAATGTCGCTAAGCGTTTTGGCGGAATCACCGCGCTCCGAGATGGCAACCTCAACGTCGAGGCCGGCCAGGTGCACCTCCTCATGGGGGAGAATGGCGCCGGCAAGTCCACCCTGATGAAGATCACCGCCGGCATGATCGCGCCCGATGCCGGCAGCGTTCTCTGGAAGGGAAACCCCGTCACTTTCCGCCGCCCCTCCGACGCCTCCGCCGTCGGCATCGCCATGGTCCATCAGGAGTCCCTCCTCGCGCCTCACCTCACCGTCGCCGAGAACATCTTCCTCGGGCGAACTCCTCTCAATCGCTGGCGCCTCGTCGACCGCCGCCGCATGAACAGCCTCGCCAAACGCCTCATTGAGGAGCACCGCTTCCCCCTGCAGCCCGATTGGCGCGTCGAACGCCTCAGCCCGGCCGGCAAACAGATGGTCGAAATCTGCCGCGCCATTCAGCACGGTTCCAGCCTGCTGATCTTCGACGAGCCCACGTCCTCCCTCTCCGACGCCGAAACCGCCGAAGTCTTCCGCATCGTCCGCACCCTGCGCGAGCGCAACGTCGGCGTCATCTACATCACCCACCGGCTCGAGGAACTCCGTGCGGTCGGTGATCGCGTCACCATCCTCCGGGACGGCGAAACGGTCCATTCCTGCGCCCTCGCCGACCTCCCGCGCCACGAACTCATCCGCCACATGGTCGGCCGTGAAGTCAACGCCATCTATCAGCGCGAGGCCATCCCTCCCGGCGAGCCGCTCCTCGAAATCCGCAATCTCCGCACCGGCCTCCTCCGCGACATCTCGCTCACCCTCCGCGCCGGCGAGATCGTCGGAATGGCCGGACTCGTCGGCGCCGGCCGCACCGAGCTCTGCCGCGCGGCATTCGGTCTCGACCCAATCGAAGCCGGCGAGGTCCGCGTCGCCCAACGCCCCGTCCGCATCCGCTCCCCCCGCGACGCCGTCGCCGCCGGAATCGCCCTCGTCCCCGAAGACCGCCAGCACGCCGGTCTCGCCCGCGAACTCCCCATCGGCCACAACATCACCGTCGCCAACCTCGAATCCGTCTCCCGCGCCGGCTTCCTCCAGCCGGCCGAAGAGTCCCGTGTCGCTGAAGCGCAGATCTCCCGGCTCCGCATCAAGGCCGAATCGCCCGCGCAGCGAGCCGGCCGCCTCAGCGGAGGCAATCAGCAGAAGGTCGTAATCGCCAAATGGCTCGTCCGCGGCGCCCGCGTCTTCCTGTTCGATGAGCCGACGCGCGGCATCGATGTCGGCGCCAAGGTGGAGGTCTTCGAGACCATGGACGAGTTGGCCCGCTCCGGGGCCGCGATTCTGATGGTCAGCTCCGAACTCCCGGAACTGATTCAGGTCGCCGATCGCATCCTCGTCATGACCCGCGGCCGCCTCGCCGGCGAACTCCCCGGCCGCGCCTCTCAGGAGGAAATCATGCGCCTTGCCGCCTCCGCGGCGGGAGAGGCCGCATGA
- a CDS encoding VWA domain-containing protein has protein sequence MRRIGVAGLFCALAFGQEQVFRAQSDLVVAPVTVTGSKRAFVDGLDSGDFRVTDNGREQPFTLETADVVGAPVALAVVVQANDLARPALAKIVKVGALIEPLITGERGAAAVISFGAEVRTLAEFTHEHAEIRDAVAAVRTGDDSTARMRDAVALAAMMLEARPPRERKAILLISETRDRGSETELAPLVESLQRSSITLYAATFSVTATAFTAKQSEQTRAGGMNLIAAFRELGRLGKLNDVEALTEATGGERASFATLHALEQRVSRIGEELHAQYQLTYRAQDRTAGYHRVLVELPGHPKLVVRSRPGYWRQ, from the coding sequence ATGAGGCGAATCGGAGTAGCGGGGCTGTTTTGCGCGTTGGCGTTCGGGCAGGAGCAGGTGTTTCGGGCGCAGAGCGACCTGGTGGTGGCGCCGGTGACTGTGACCGGGTCGAAGCGGGCGTTCGTGGACGGGCTGGATTCCGGAGACTTCCGGGTGACCGACAACGGGCGGGAACAACCGTTCACGTTGGAGACGGCGGACGTGGTGGGAGCGCCGGTGGCGTTGGCTGTGGTGGTGCAGGCGAACGATCTGGCGCGGCCGGCGTTGGCGAAGATCGTGAAGGTGGGCGCGCTGATCGAACCGCTGATCACCGGCGAGCGGGGAGCGGCGGCGGTGATTTCCTTCGGGGCGGAGGTGCGGACGCTGGCCGAGTTCACGCACGAACATGCGGAGATCCGCGATGCGGTGGCGGCGGTACGGACCGGGGACGACTCGACGGCCCGGATGCGGGACGCGGTGGCGTTGGCGGCGATGATGCTGGAGGCCCGGCCGCCGCGGGAGCGGAAGGCGATCCTGCTGATCAGCGAGACGCGGGACCGCGGGAGCGAAACGGAACTGGCGCCGCTGGTGGAGAGCCTGCAGCGATCTTCGATCACACTCTACGCGGCGACGTTTTCCGTTACGGCGACGGCGTTCACGGCGAAGCAGAGCGAGCAGACGCGGGCGGGCGGAATGAACCTGATCGCGGCGTTCCGGGAGTTGGGGCGGCTGGGGAAGCTGAACGACGTAGAGGCGCTGACGGAGGCCACCGGCGGTGAGCGGGCATCGTTCGCGACGCTGCACGCGCTGGAGCAACGGGTCTCGCGGATCGGCGAGGAGCTGCACGCGCAATATCAGCTTACTTACCGGGCGCAGGATCGCACGGCGGGGTATCACCGTGTGTTGGTGGAACTTCCGGGACACCCGAAACTGGTGGTGCGGAGCCGGCCCGGGTACTGGCGGCAGTGA
- a CDS encoding proline dehydrogenase family protein, whose protein sequence is MLLRNTLLWLSRRRRLRRWMEESGGGERIRSRFVAGQTLGEAIAACRELRAAGILATLDHLGENVTTEADADRSLGAALTALGELDREGIAATISVKLTQFGMDLDAGLFRNRAEALAGTAAASDRRVEIDMESSRYTAATLEVAGRLHGMFGNTRAVIQAYLKRSAGDIDRLNSLGIPVRLCKGAYLEGPEVAFAAKTDVDASYRRLMGELFRRGSSPAIATHDEAIIDEAIALASAKGLRPEDFEFQMLYGVRRELQQRLVSRGYQVRVYVPYGEAWYPYFMRRLAERPANVWFAIRQITGE, encoded by the coding sequence ATGCTCCTGCGGAATACGCTCCTATGGCTATCACGACGACGCCGGTTGCGGCGATGGATGGAGGAATCCGGCGGCGGCGAGCGGATCCGGTCGCGATTCGTGGCGGGACAGACGCTTGGGGAGGCGATTGCGGCGTGCCGGGAATTGAGGGCGGCGGGGATCCTGGCAACGCTCGATCACCTGGGCGAGAACGTGACGACGGAGGCGGACGCAGACCGGTCGCTCGGGGCGGCGCTGACGGCGCTCGGGGAGTTGGACCGGGAAGGGATCGCGGCGACGATTTCGGTGAAATTGACACAATTTGGAATGGACCTCGACGCGGGGTTGTTCCGGAATCGGGCGGAAGCCCTAGCGGGAACCGCGGCGGCATCCGATAGAAGGGTGGAGATCGACATGGAGTCGAGCCGCTACACGGCGGCGACTCTGGAGGTTGCCGGGCGCCTGCACGGGATGTTCGGGAATACCCGGGCGGTGATCCAGGCATATTTGAAGAGGTCGGCCGGCGACATCGACCGGCTGAATTCGCTCGGCATTCCGGTGCGGCTCTGTAAAGGCGCCTACCTCGAGGGCCCGGAGGTCGCTTTCGCGGCCAAGACGGACGTGGACGCCAGCTACCGGAGACTGATGGGCGAGCTGTTCCGCAGAGGGAGCTCCCCCGCGATCGCAACCCACGACGAGGCGATCATCGACGAGGCCATCGCGCTGGCCTCGGCCAAGGGGCTTCGACCGGAGGATTTTGAATTTCAGATGCTGTACGGGGTCCGCAGGGAGCTCCAGCAGCGCCTGGTGAGCAGAGGCTACCAGGTACGCGTGTACGTGCCGTACGGAGAAGCCTGGTATCCGTACTTCATGCGAAGACTGGCGGAACGCCCTGCCAACGTATGGTTCGCGATCCGACAAATAACCGGCGAGTGA
- a CDS encoding DUF1080 domain-containing protein, with protein MTPIRRRALVLGFSSLAAAQSPVYLETGFRPLWNGLDLSDFVVDTPSLWRVENGEIIGVSPGIRYNEFLRTRRAFSDFILKVKFKMSDPSGKANSGVQFRSADMPGSHEVIGYQADLGQQYWGCLYDESRRKRVLVEAAAGSLDGLDKAAWNEYTVTADGPRIKLELNGRTTVEYAESDPAIARDGFIALQLHAGPPLEMRFRDLRIRVLG; from the coding sequence GTGACACCGATCCGCCGCCGCGCCCTCGTACTCGGCTTCTCCTCTCTCGCCGCCGCGCAGAGTCCTGTTTATCTGGAGACCGGCTTCCGGCCGCTGTGGAATGGACTCGACCTTTCCGACTTCGTCGTCGACACGCCCTCGCTCTGGCGAGTCGAGAACGGCGAAATCATCGGCGTCTCCCCCGGCATTCGCTACAACGAGTTCCTCCGCACGCGCCGCGCCTTTTCCGACTTCATCCTCAAGGTGAAGTTCAAGATGTCGGACCCCTCCGGCAAGGCCAACAGCGGCGTTCAGTTCCGGAGCGCTGACATGCCCGGCTCGCACGAAGTCATCGGCTATCAAGCCGACCTCGGCCAGCAATACTGGGGCTGCCTGTACGACGAGTCGCGCCGCAAACGCGTGCTCGTCGAAGCCGCCGCCGGCTCGCTCGATGGCCTCGACAAAGCCGCCTGGAACGAATACACCGTCACCGCCGACGGCCCGCGAATCAAACTCGAACTCAACGGAAGGACCACCGTCGAGTACGCCGAATCCGATCCCGCCATCGCACGTGACGGTTTCATCGCCCTCCAGCTCCACGCCGGTCCGCCGCTCGAGATGCGCTTCAGGGATCTCCGCATCCGCGTCCTGGGGTAG
- the fabG gene encoding 3-oxoacyl-[acyl-carrier-protein] reductase has protein sequence MMTNRTALITGASRGIGKACAQALSAAGHRVILAARDRARLDELAATIPDSIVVEIDLSQPDSIKEAFRQAYEKAGRIDILVNNAAITRDGLALRMKPADWDAVIQTNLTGSFLCIQSVLQSMMRERWGRIINLSSIVGECGNPGQANYVSSKAGLIGLTKAIAQEMASRNITVNAVAPGFIETDMTAVLSEELRAAMLSRIPLKRLGSPGDVAACVRFLASDEAGYITGHVLDVNGGMYM, from the coding sequence ATGATGACAAACCGCACTGCCCTGATCACCGGCGCCAGCCGCGGAATCGGCAAGGCCTGCGCCCAGGCGCTCTCGGCCGCCGGCCATCGCGTCATTCTCGCGGCCCGGGACCGCGCCCGGCTTGACGAACTCGCCGCCACCATTCCAGACTCCATCGTCGTCGAAATCGATCTGTCCCAGCCCGATTCGATCAAGGAAGCCTTCCGCCAGGCCTACGAAAAGGCCGGCCGCATCGACATCCTCGTCAACAACGCCGCGATCACCCGCGACGGCCTCGCCCTCCGCATGAAACCCGCCGATTGGGACGCCGTCATCCAAACCAACCTCACCGGTTCGTTCCTCTGCATTCAATCCGTCCTGCAGAGTATGATGCGCGAGCGTTGGGGGAGAATCATCAATCTCAGTTCCATCGTCGGCGAATGCGGCAATCCCGGCCAGGCTAACTACGTTTCCTCCAAGGCCGGCCTCATCGGCCTCACCAAGGCCATCGCCCAGGAAATGGCCAGCCGCAACATCACCGTCAACGCCGTCGCCCCCGGCTTCATCGAAACCGACATGACCGCCGTGCTCTCCGAAGAGCTCCGCGCCGCGATGCTCTCCCGCATCCCGCTGAAGCGCCTCGGCTCGCCCGGGGACGTCGCCGCTTGCGTCCGTTTCCTCGCCAGCGACGAAGCCGGTTACATCACCGGCCACGTGCTCGACGTCAACGGCGGAATGTACATGTAG
- the sthA gene encoding Si-specific NAD(P)(+) transhydrogenase — protein sequence MSATQQYEYDLVVIGSGPAGQRAAIQATKLGKKTALVERRAVVGGVCINTGTIPSKTLREAVLHLSGYRERAVYGKSYTVKQKITMEDLLFRADYVIRHEVDVTRHQLQRNNVELVTGSGSFTDPHTILAENELEGSRRTLTAANVLIATGTASTRDGHIPFDGKSILTSDDILSLDRLPRTLAVVGGGVIGCEYASMFATLGVRVTLIDKRPDLLGFVDKEIGDTLVYHLRENRVTLRLEEEVAGVDVAHGESGDHVRILLASGKQVVAEKVLYSVGRTGATATLGLDRAGLTADDRGRIRVDSHYRTCVSHIFAAGDVIGFPSLASTSMEQGRLSACHAFNHPTNSTPELFPYGIYTIPEISMVGKTERDLTTEGVPYEIGKARYSEIARGQILGDQTGLVKLIFHLETRELLGIHIIGDGASELVHIGQAVLAHGGELDYFVNTVFNYPTLAEGYKIAAFDGINRLGVNIL from the coding sequence GTGTCTGCCACCCAACAGTACGAATACGACCTCGTCGTGATCGGCTCGGGGCCTGCCGGTCAGCGCGCCGCCATCCAGGCCACCAAGCTGGGCAAGAAGACCGCCCTCGTCGAGCGCAGGGCCGTCGTAGGCGGTGTCTGCATCAACACCGGCACGATTCCGAGCAAGACCCTCCGTGAAGCCGTCCTCCATCTCTCCGGCTACCGCGAGCGCGCCGTCTACGGAAAGTCCTACACGGTCAAGCAAAAGATCACCATGGAGGACTTGCTCTTCCGCGCCGACTACGTCATCCGCCACGAAGTCGACGTCACCCGCCACCAACTCCAGCGCAACAACGTCGAACTCGTCACCGGATCCGGCTCCTTCACCGATCCCCACACCATCCTGGCGGAAAACGAACTCGAAGGCAGCCGCCGCACGCTCACCGCCGCCAATGTTCTCATCGCCACCGGCACCGCCTCCACCCGCGACGGCCACATCCCCTTCGACGGAAAGTCGATTCTCACGAGCGACGACATACTCAGCCTGGACCGTCTTCCGCGAACCCTGGCCGTGGTCGGCGGCGGCGTCATCGGTTGCGAATACGCCAGCATGTTCGCCACCCTCGGCGTTCGCGTTACCTTGATCGACAAGCGGCCGGATCTCCTCGGCTTTGTCGACAAAGAGATCGGCGACACCCTCGTCTATCACCTCCGCGAGAACCGCGTCACGCTTCGGCTCGAGGAAGAGGTCGCCGGCGTCGATGTCGCCCACGGCGAGTCTGGCGACCACGTCCGCATTCTGCTGGCCAGCGGCAAGCAGGTGGTGGCTGAAAAGGTTCTCTACAGCGTCGGTCGCACCGGCGCCACCGCCACGCTTGGCCTGGACCGCGCCGGGCTCACCGCAGACGATCGCGGCCGCATTCGCGTCGACTCCCACTACCGCACGTGCGTGTCGCATATCTTCGCCGCTGGCGACGTGATCGGGTTTCCCAGCCTCGCCTCCACTTCGATGGAACAGGGGCGTCTCTCCGCCTGCCATGCGTTCAACCACCCCACCAACTCCACCCCGGAGCTGTTTCCCTACGGCATCTACACGATTCCGGAGATCTCGATGGTCGGCAAAACCGAACGCGATCTCACCACCGAAGGCGTGCCCTACGAGATCGGCAAGGCGCGCTATAGCGAAATCGCTCGCGGACAGATCCTCGGCGACCAGACCGGCCTTGTCAAACTGATCTTCCACCTCGAGACCCGCGAACTGCTCGGCATCCACATCATAGGCGACGGCGCGAGCGAACTCGTCCACATCGGACAGGCCGTCCTCGCCCACGGCGGCGAGCTCGACTACTTCGTCAACACCGTGTTCAACTACCCGACCCTCGCCGAAGGGTATAAAATTGCTGCTTTCGACGGTATCAACCGTTTGGGAGTGAACATCTTGTGA
- a CDS encoding menaquinone biosynthesis decarboxylase: protein MAYKDLREFVNALEKAGELKRIPFEVDTKLEITEFADRAVKAQGPALLFEKPKGSRAPLLINAFASRRRMEIALGVDSVDEIAARIAEYLQMKMPEGILGKIKMLPMLAEMGSFFPKIVSGGPCKEVVKRGGEFSLFDFPILHCWPDDGGRYITLPMVFSKNPETGKRNCGCYRMQVYDERTTGMHWQTHKQGADHYRRLRERGETRRMEVAVAIGADPATMYSAILPLPPDLDEMMIAGFLRSKPVEMVKCETVDLEVPAQAEIVLEGYVELGELRTEGPFGDHTGFYSLADEYPVFHVECVTHRKDAIYPTTIVGPPPMEDFYMGQAIERIFLPLMRLNLPEVRDIHMPAEGIFHNLILVSIRKTYPGHARKVMHGIWGTGQAMFSKCIVVVDDDVDVQNVSEVAWKALNNIDPERDIEFVHGPIDSLDHASRLANYGSKMGIDATRKWPAEGFTRPWPDVIRMDAGVRARVDELWKKAGM from the coding sequence ATGGCATACAAAGACTTACGGGAGTTCGTAAACGCGCTCGAGAAGGCCGGGGAGTTGAAGCGGATCCCTTTCGAGGTGGACACGAAGCTGGAGATCACGGAATTCGCCGACCGGGCGGTGAAGGCGCAGGGGCCGGCGCTGCTTTTCGAGAAGCCGAAGGGATCGCGGGCGCCGTTGCTGATCAACGCGTTCGCGAGCCGGCGGCGGATGGAGATCGCGCTTGGAGTGGATTCGGTGGATGAGATCGCGGCGCGCATCGCGGAGTATCTGCAGATGAAGATGCCGGAGGGCATTCTGGGGAAGATCAAGATGCTGCCGATGTTGGCGGAGATGGGGTCGTTCTTCCCGAAGATCGTCTCCGGGGGGCCGTGCAAGGAGGTGGTGAAACGGGGCGGCGAGTTCTCGCTGTTCGACTTTCCGATCCTGCACTGCTGGCCGGACGACGGCGGGCGATACATCACGCTACCGATGGTGTTTTCGAAGAACCCGGAGACGGGGAAGCGGAACTGCGGGTGCTACCGGATGCAGGTTTACGATGAACGAACGACGGGGATGCATTGGCAGACGCACAAGCAGGGGGCGGACCACTACCGGCGGCTGCGGGAGAGGGGGGAGACTCGGCGGATGGAGGTGGCGGTGGCGATTGGGGCGGATCCGGCGACGATGTACTCGGCGATTCTGCCGCTGCCGCCGGATCTCGATGAGATGATGATCGCGGGCTTTCTACGGTCGAAGCCGGTGGAGATGGTGAAGTGCGAGACGGTGGATCTGGAGGTTCCGGCGCAGGCGGAGATCGTGCTGGAAGGGTATGTGGAGCTGGGCGAGTTGCGGACGGAGGGTCCGTTCGGCGACCACACGGGGTTCTACTCGCTGGCCGATGAGTACCCGGTGTTCCATGTGGAGTGCGTGACGCACCGGAAGGATGCGATTTATCCGACGACGATCGTGGGTCCGCCTCCGATGGAGGACTTCTACATGGGCCAGGCGATCGAGCGGATATTTCTTCCTCTGATGCGATTGAATTTGCCGGAAGTCCGCGATATTCACATGCCGGCGGAGGGGATTTTTCACAATTTGATTCTCGTTTCGATCCGGAAAACGTATCCGGGCCACGCACGCAAAGTGATGCACGGGATCTGGGGCACGGGGCAGGCGATGTTTTCGAAGTGCATCGTGGTGGTGGACGATGACGTGGATGTGCAGAACGTTTCCGAGGTGGCGTGGAAGGCGCTGAACAACATCGACCCGGAGCGGGATATCGAGTTCGTGCATGGGCCGATCGATTCGCTCGACCATGCGAGCCGGCTGGCGAACTATGGGTCGAAGATGGGGATCGACGCGACGCGAAAGTGGCCGGCCGAGGGGTTCACGCGGCCGTGGCCGGACGTGATTCGGATGGACGCGGGGGTGCGGGCGCGGGTGGACGAGTTGTGGAAGAAGGCGGGGATGTAG
- a CDS encoding DUF4920 domain-containing protein, with the protein MRPAALPALFLAPLLLGETPLGKAPSREGAIPVTEAIARRQALVGNTVRVRGQIAEVCQMAGCWAALRDPNGAQVLRVKVPDGEITFPKESVGRPAIVEGEMQRFDLTREQAIARENHEAEEQGRKPRKTVPKSEWTVYQIAAAGALLLD; encoded by the coding sequence ATGCGACCCGCCGCGCTCCCCGCCCTGTTCCTGGCCCCGCTCCTTCTCGGCGAAACGCCGCTCGGCAAGGCCCCCTCGCGCGAAGGCGCCATTCCCGTCACCGAAGCCATCGCCCGCCGCCAGGCGCTGGTCGGCAACACGGTCCGCGTCCGCGGCCAGATCGCCGAAGTCTGCCAAATGGCAGGCTGCTGGGCCGCCCTCCGCGACCCCAACGGCGCACAAGTCCTTCGGGTCAAGGTCCCCGATGGCGAAATCACCTTTCCCAAGGAAAGCGTCGGCCGCCCGGCCATCGTCGAAGGCGAAATGCAGCGCTTCGATCTCACCCGCGAACAGGCCATCGCCCGCGAAAATCACGAAGCCGAGGAACAGGGCCGAAAACCCCGCAAAACCGTCCCCAAGTCCGAATGGACCGTCTACCAGATCGCCGCCGCCGGCGCCCTCCTCCTGGACTGA
- a CDS encoding ABC transporter permease encodes MIQRLLPFLTLIALFIGLAIASPNFLSSTNLSSVVRQTAVINIMALGMTLIIIAGGIDLSVGSILAMGGLIGTMAMNKGASIPTGILAGLATGLACGFANGFMTTRLRINPFIVTLGTLGIIRGLALIVSGGLPVHEVPKGFSYLGEGTLLGVPFVLWVLVLCAVIVHVILERTPLGRYAFAIGSNHEAALYAGIPVTAATIAVYTIGGLLTGLSGMIEASRLMTGQPTAGQGYELQAIAAVVIGGGSLRGGEGSVVGTLIGAFIMGLLANGSDLLGISPYLQQVIIGAVIIAAVAVDELRKRRLT; translated from the coding sequence ATGATCCAACGGCTCCTTCCGTTCCTCACTCTGATCGCCCTGTTCATCGGGCTGGCCATCGCCTCGCCGAACTTCCTGTCTTCCACCAACCTCTCGAGCGTCGTCCGCCAGACCGCCGTCATCAACATCATGGCCCTCGGCATGACCCTCATCATCATCGCCGGCGGCATCGACCTCTCCGTCGGCTCCATCCTCGCCATGGGGGGGTTAATCGGGACCATGGCCATGAACAAGGGCGCGTCGATCCCCACTGGCATCCTCGCCGGACTCGCCACCGGACTTGCCTGCGGTTTCGCCAACGGGTTCATGACCACCCGCCTCCGCATCAACCCCTTCATCGTCACCCTCGGCACCCTCGGCATCATCCGCGGCCTCGCCCTCATCGTTTCCGGCGGACTCCCCGTACACGAAGTCCCCAAGGGCTTCTCCTACCTCGGCGAGGGCACCCTCCTCGGTGTGCCCTTCGTGCTTTGGGTGCTGGTGCTTTGCGCCGTCATCGTTCATGTAATCCTCGAACGGACTCCCCTCGGCCGCTACGCCTTCGCCATCGGCAGCAACCACGAGGCCGCCCTCTACGCCGGAATCCCCGTCACCGCCGCCACCATCGCGGTCTACACCATCGGTGGCCTCCTCACCGGACTCTCCGGCATGATCGAGGCGTCCCGTCTGATGACCGGCCAGCCCACCGCCGGCCAGGGCTACGAGCTTCAGGCGATCGCCGCCGTCGTCATCGGCGGCGGCAGCCTCCGCGGCGGCGAAGGGAGTGTCGTCGGAACCCTCATCGGAGCGTTTATCATGGGACTGTTGGCCAACGGCAGTGACCTGCTCGGCATCTCGCCTTATCTGCAGCAGGTGATCATTGGGGCTGTCATTATCGCGGCCGTGGCCGTCGACGAACTGCGCAAGCGCCGCCTCACCTGA
- a CDS encoding LacI family DNA-binding transcriptional regulator, protein MKKRAPTIQDVAREAGVSPSTVSNVLNRRWKQTSRETRERILQIARDLNYQPNTLAASLRRRSTRTVGVVLTSVLNPFNTAVLRGIQDAARAAGYTIIVGNTDYDADSEREILAALRARQVDGMLVVTNGGNNELLTEIHESGLPVVLIDRGDPSLALDTVRVDNEGAAEQAVGHLLDLGHRRVAFVGGLTSGVPSRAGRLVGYRRALSSRSLPLREEYEVIVPTAIDNGRLAVTGLLNRPAPPTALFVANTFLAIGVLQGLRERGLRMPGDMSFVMFDDPDWATATTPALTTVSQPTAEIGNRSFDLLEHRMKHKRGRDAQTVILPTSLRIRESSGYLRVS, encoded by the coding sequence ATGAAAAAAAGGGCGCCCACCATTCAGGATGTGGCTCGCGAAGCGGGCGTGTCTCCATCCACTGTCTCGAACGTCCTCAACCGGCGCTGGAAACAGACGTCCCGCGAGACGCGCGAGCGCATTCTCCAAATCGCCCGCGACCTCAACTATCAGCCGAATACTCTCGCCGCCTCCCTCCGCCGCCGCTCCACGCGCACCGTCGGCGTCGTCCTGACGAGCGTCCTCAATCCCTTCAACACCGCCGTCCTCCGCGGCATCCAGGACGCCGCCCGCGCCGCCGGCTACACCATCATCGTCGGCAACACCGACTACGACGCCGATTCCGAGCGGGAAATCCTCGCCGCCCTCCGCGCCCGGCAGGTCGACGGCATGCTCGTCGTCACCAACGGCGGCAACAACGAACTCCTCACCGAGATTCATGAGTCCGGTCTCCCGGTCGTGCTGATCGACCGTGGCGATCCGTCGCTAGCGCTCGACACCGTGCGCGTCGACAACGAAGGCGCTGCCGAACAGGCCGTCGGCCACCTGCTCGACCTCGGCCACCGCCGTGTCGCCTTTGTCGGCGGACTCACCAGCGGCGTACCTTCCCGCGCCGGCCGCCTCGTCGGCTATCGCCGCGCTCTCTCTTCCCGGTCGCTTCCCCTCCGCGAGGAGTACGAGGTGATCGTACCCACCGCCATCGACAACGGAAGGCTCGCCGTCACCGGACTGCTGAACCGCCCCGCACCGCCAACCGCCCTGTTCGTCGCCAATACCTTCCTCGCGATCGGAGTCTTGCAGGGCCTCCGCGAGCGCGGCCTGCGGATGCCGGGCGACATGTCGTTTGTGATGTTCGACGATCCGGATTGGGCCACCGCCACGACGCCGGCGCTGACCACCGTGTCACAGCCCACCGCCGAGATCGGCAACCGCTCCTTCGACCTCCTCGAGCATCGGATGAAACACAAACGCGGGCGCGACGCCCAGACCGTGATCCTTCCCACAAGCCTCCGGATCCGCGAGTCGTCCGGTTACTTGCGCGTATCCTGA
- a CDS encoding energy transducer TonB, with protein sequence MGHIANIGALPAVVLLAALASLPARAELHVSTSQALAAAVEKPEPAYNPLARKMKVTGMVTVEVKIAPDGTVADVKPVAGNVLLSASVLKTVKVWKFKPFEQDGKPTVASATLRFSFK encoded by the coding sequence ATGGGACACATTGCAAACATCGGCGCCCTTCCGGCCGTGGTTCTCCTCGCCGCGCTCGCCTCCCTCCCGGCGCGCGCCGAACTCCATGTCTCCACGTCGCAGGCCCTCGCCGCCGCCGTCGAGAAACCGGAACCGGCCTACAACCCGCTCGCCCGCAAGATGAAGGTCACCGGCATGGTCACCGTCGAGGTGAAGATCGCCCCGGATGGCACGGTCGCCGACGTCAAACCCGTCGCCGGGAACGTCCTCCTCTCGGCCTCCGTTCTCAAGACCGTGAAGGTCTGGAAATTCAAGCCTTTTGAACAGGATGGCAAGCCCACTGTGGCCAGCGCCACGCTCCGCTTCAGCTTCAAGTAA